The following coding sequences are from one Nicotiana tabacum cultivar K326 chromosome 1, ASM71507v2, whole genome shotgun sequence window:
- the LOC142161808 gene encoding uncharacterized protein LOC142161808, which yields MSRFHGGGPAKGHRYLPQILLALAILAVANVVSADPYIYSSPPPPTYEYKSPPPPSPSPPPPYVYKSPPPPSPSPPLPYVYKSPPPPSPSPPPPYVYKSPPPPSSSSPPPYVYKSPPPPSPSPPPPYVYKSPPPSSPSPPPPYYYKSPPPPSPSPPPPYYYKSPPPPSLSPPPPYYYKSPPPPSPSPPPPYYYKSPPPPSPSPPPPYYYKSPPPPSPSPPPPYYYKSPPPPAKSPPPPYYYSSPPPPLKSPPPPYYYSSPPPPKKSPPPPYHYTSPPPPVKSPPPSYYYSSPPPPKKSPPPPYHYSSPPPPVKSPPPQYYYSSPPPPKKSPPPPYYYSSPPPPKKSPPPPYHYSSPPPPVKSPPTPYYYTSPPPPKKSSPPPYYYASPPPPTQYYPPYHHLVVKVVGKVYCFRCYDSKYPKKSHGKKHLKGAAIKVTCKAGDKKIVSYGTTRINGKFSITVKGFEYAKYGAKACKAKLHNAPKDSNCDIPTNLHWGVKGANLKVKSKNNYEVVLYAKPFAYGSKTPYAKCTKPLPTPAPYYYKSPPPPSPIYIYKSPPPTTPTYVYKSPPPPTKSSPSPYYYKSPPPPSPKPAPVYYYKSPPPPLPSPPHPYYYKSPPPPSPSPPPPYYYKSPPPPSPSPPPPYYYKSPPPPSSSPPLPYYYKSPPPPSPKPAPVYYYKSPPPPSPSPPPPYYYKSPPPPSPSPPLPYYYKSPPPPSSSSPPSYYYTSPPPPSPSPPPSYYYKSPPPPSPSPPPPYYYKSPPPPAPSPPPPYYYKSPPPPSPSPPPPYYYKSPPPPSPSPPPPYYYKSPPPPSPSPPPPYYYKSPPPPSPSPPPPYYYLSSPPPVKSPPPPYYYSSPPPPVKSPPPPVYIYASPPPPIHY from the exons ATGAGTCGGTTTCACGGTGGCGGCCCTGCCAAGGGTCATCGCTATTTGCCACAAATCTTACTGGCGTTGGCCATATTGGCAGTTGCTAATGTAGTGTCAGCAGATCCTTATATATATTCTTCTCCACCACCTCCAACATACGAGTACAAGTCACCACcacctccttctccttctccgccaCCACCTTATGTGTATAAATCTCCACCTCCCCCATCACCTTCTCCCCCACTACCATATGTTTAtaaatcacctccacctccttcTCCATCACCACCTCCACCATATGTGTATAAGTCTCCTCCACCCCCATCATCTTCATCCCCACCACCTTATGTGTATAAATCACCACCTCCTCCTTCGCCATCTCCCCCGCCCCCGTATGTGTACAAATCTCCTCCTCCATCATCACCTTCACCACCACCTCCATATTATTATAAGTCGCCACCTCCACCTTCACCATCACCTCCACCACCATATTATTATAAATCTCCGCCACCACCCTCGCTATCACCACCTCCACCTTACTATTATAAGTCTCCACCGCCACCTTCTCCTTCACCTCCTCCACCATACTACTATAAATCTCCACCACCTCCTTCACCTTCACCTCCGCCACCTTATTATTACAAGTCTCCGCCTCCTCCGTCAccatcaccaccaccaccatactATTATAAGTCCCCACCACCACCTGCTAAGTCACCTCCTCCCCCATACTACTACAGTTCTCCACCACCACCACTAAAGTCTCCTCCTCCACCATATTATTATTCCTCACCGCCACCACCAAAGAAATCACCCCCGCCACCATATCACTATACTTCCCCACCACCACCAGTTAAGTCTCCTCCTCCATCGTATTACTATTCCTCACCACCACCGCCAAAGAAATCACCTCCTCCCCCATATCACTATAGTTCCCCACCTCCACCAGTTAAGTCTCCTCCTCCACAATATTACTATTCCTCACCACCGCCTCCCAAGAAATCACCTCCTCCACCATATTATTACTCTTCTCCACCACCACCAAAGAAATCACCACCGCCACCATATCACTACTCTTCCCCACCACCACCAGTAAAGTCACCTCCAACTCCATACTACTACACCTCCCCACCACCTCCAAAGAAGTCTTCTCCCCCACCGTACTATTACGCTTCACCACCACCACCTACTCAGTACTATCCTCCATATCATCATTTGGTGGTCAAGGTTGTCGGAAAGGTCTACTGTTTTAGATGCTATGATTCAAAATATCCAAAGAAGTCTCATGGCAAGAAACACCTGAAAG GTGCTGCTATTAAGGTGACTTGTAAGGCTGGTGACAAGAAAATTGTGAGTTATGGTACCACAAGGATCAACGGCAAATTCAGCATTACTGTTAAAGGATTTGAATAtgccaaatatggagcaaaggcTTGCAAGGCTAAACTACACAATGCTCCAAAGGATTCTAATTGTGACATTCCTACAAACCTTCACTGGGGAGTAAAGGGTGCTAACCTAAAAGTGAAGTCAAAGAACAATTATGAAGTCGTACTATATGCAAAACCATTTGCTTATGGCTCTAAGACACCTTATGCAAAATGCACAAAACCTCTGCCTACGCCTGCTCCATACTACTACAAATCTCCTCCACCTCCATCGCCGATTTATATTTACAAGTCACCACCTCCAACAACCCCGACATATGTTTACAAATCTCCACCGCCACCAACTAAGTCTTCACCATCTCCTTATTACTACAAGTCTCCACCTCCACCATCACCAAAACCTGCTCCTGTATACTATTATAAATCACCACCACCTCCATTACCATCACCTCCACATCCTTACTATTATAAATCTCCTCCACCACCATcaccttctcctcctcctccatatTACTACAAGTCGCCACCACCCCCATCACCATCACCTCCACCACCATACTACTATAAGTCACCACCACCGCCATCCTCATCACCACCCCTGCCCTATTATTACAAGTCTCCACCTCCACCATCACCAAAACCTGCACCTGTATACTATTATAAATCACCACCACCCCCGTCACCATCACCTCCACCTCCTTACTATTACAAATCTCCTCCACCACCATCGCCTTCTCCTCCTCTTCCATATTACTACAAGTCGCCACCACCCCCATCATCATCATCTCCACCATCATACTACTATACgtcaccaccaccaccatccccATCACCACCCCCATCCTATTATTACAAGTCTCCTCCTCCGCCATCTCCATCACCACCCCCGCCCTATTACTATAAGTCTCCCCCTCCACCGGCTCCGTCACCACCCCCGCCCTATTACTACAAGTCTCCTCCACCACCATCACCATCTCCTCCACCACCCTATTACTATAAATCACCACCACCTCCATCGCCATCACCTCCACCTCCATATTACTACAAGTCTCCACCACCACCATCTCCATCACCGCCACCACCCTATTACTACAAGTCTCCTCCTCCACCGTCGCCTTCTCCTCCACCTCCATACTATTACCTCTCTTCACCTCCACCAGTGAAGTCTCCTCCTCCTCCCTATTACTACAGCTCACCTCCTCCACCCGTGAAATCACCACCTCCACCAGTATACATTTATGCTTCTCCGCCACCTCCAATCCACTACTAA